Below is a genomic region from Rhizobium acidisoli.
TCGTGACACACATCCAGGGTGAAGCTTGCCATCCTTCCGACACCCAGCAGCACATCTCTGGCTTTTGAGGATCGGTCGCCGAGCGCGCCCACCTTGGACAGCGCCCGACGGAGGGTGAAATTGGCGCTGCGGGGAGATGCCGAGCCTTTGAGGTTGCCCTTGAAGACCGTCTTCGACACCTCGTCGACGGCAGCGGCCAGATGCTCGAGAACGTCTGCGCCGCGGTCCACGATCGCCTCGAGCAACGCGACAAAAACGCCCATACCGCTAGCAAGGGTCTCGTCTTGTTGCAGCCGTTCCGCAACGGCATCGAACGTCGGCAAGCTCTCGTAGCGAACCGTAACCAGAAAATCAGGTCCGACGATAAACCCAGCCGGGGAGAGCTCGGCCTCTCCGATGGTTGCGTGTCCGATGACCGGCGCGCTGAGATAAAGAACCTTGCCCTCTCTCGACAGCCTGCTGGAAGCTTCGATCTCGCTCAGAGCGTCGCGTGTAGGCACCCTTACCTTCGCCCGGCGTTGAATGAATTCAATTTCCTTTTCGTCAGGATTGAACAAGTCCATCCAGATCACTTGCCCCGGTAAATCGTCATCGGCCCCGGCCGATCGAACGGCGCCATCGTTGTCTCGATATATTTTAAGCAAGCAGGGCTCCTGGAAGATCTGGATCGAACGAGTTTTACACGGTCCGTCAGGCTTGCGA
It encodes:
- a CDS encoding magnesium transporter CorA family protein, with translation MLKIYRDNDGAVRSAGADDDLPGQVIWMDLFNPDEKEIEFIQRRAKVRVPTRDALSEIEASSRLSREGKVLYLSAPVIGHATIGEAELSPAGFIVGPDFLVTVRYESLPTFDAVAERLQQDETLASGMGVFVALLEAIVDRGADVLEHLAAAVDEVSKTVFKGNLKGSASPRSANFTLRRALSKVGALGDRSSKARDVLLGVGRMASFTLDVCHDVLSDDFRDRLHAVTEDVASLSDYETHLSDKTQFLLDAVLGFITIEQNDIFKVLTIASVVGVPPTLMAGIWGMNFKFMPELSWTWGYPFAWAIIILSAVAPLFWFWRRGWF